The following proteins come from a genomic window of Megalobrama amblycephala isolate DHTTF-2021 linkage group LG1, ASM1881202v1, whole genome shotgun sequence:
- the plppr2a gene encoding phospholipid phosphatase-related protein type 2a isoform X2 has product MAAEEKPAVKSSSSIVPCFLFVELVIMAGTVLLAYYFEYTDTFPVHVQGFFCFDKTFSKPYPGPDETSNVPPVLVYSLVAAIPTITILAGEVMAFFMRSEGAQEKTIVTADCCYFNPLLRRVIRFLGVYTFGVFTTTIFANAGQVVTGNQTPHFLSACRPNYTALGCHSNLQYITERKACTGNPLIVASARKSFPSKDAALSVYSAVYTVMYVTLVFRTKGTRLTKPTLSLTLLCLAMLVGVVRVAEYRNHWADVLAGYFTGGAIAVFLVTCVINNFQQAKPPPPPARPQRPESVLGMPMVALPCVESPLEKLSGTQTPRGSPFTEIT; this is encoded by the exons ATGGCAGCAGAAGAGAAGCCTGCTGTGAAGAGCAGTAGCTCCATTGTACCATGTTTCCTATTTGTGGAG CTGGTGATCATGGCAGGCACCGTTCTCCTGGCATACTACTTCGAATACACGGACACCTTTCCCGTACACGTCCAGGGATTCTTCTGCTTCGATAAGACGTTCTCCAAGCCTTACCCTGGACCGGATGAGACCAGTAACGTACCACCGGTGCTCGTGTACTCTCTGGTTGCTGCGATTCCTACTATAACC ATTCTGGCTGGCGAGGTGATGGCGTTTTTCATGAGGTCGGAGGGCGCGCAGGAGAAGACCATAGTCACAGCCGACTGCTGTTACTTCAACCCCCTGCTGAGACGCGTCATACGCTTCCTAG GTGTCTATACCTTTGGCGTGTTCACCACCACCATCTTTGCCAATGCTGGACAGGTGGTGACAGGAAACCAGACGCCTCACTTCCTGTCAGCGTGCAGACCAAACTACACAGCACTGGGCTGCCATTCCAACTTACAGTACATCACAGAGCGCAAAGCCTGCACAGGAAACCCCCTCATAGTGGCATCTGCACGGAAATCATTTCCCTCCAAGGATGCGGCCCTCAGTGTTTATTCGGCAGTGTATACAGTG ATGTACGTGACGTTGGTGTTTAGGACTAAAGGGACGCGTCTGACCAAACCCACACTAAGTCTGACTCTGCTGTGTCTGGCCATGTTGGTGGGTGTGGTCAGAGTGGCTGAATACCGCAACCACTGGGCCGACGTCCTCGCTGGATACTTCACTGGCGGAGCCATCGCTGTCTTTCTG gTGACGTGTGTGATCAACAACTTCCAGCAGGCAAAGCCCCCACCCCCACCAGCGCGACCCCAGCGTCCTGAGTCTGTGCTGGGCATGCCCATGGTAGCGCTGCCCTGCGTAGAGAGTCCACTTGAAAAGTTAAGTGGCACTCAG ACTCCAAGGGGATCTCCATTCactgagatcacatga
- the plppr2a gene encoding phospholipid phosphatase-related protein type 2a isoform X1 encodes MAAEEKPAVKSSSSIVPCFLFVELVIMAGTVLLAYYFEYTDTFPVHVQGFFCFDKTFSKPYPGPDETSNVPPVLVYSLVAAIPTITILAGEVMAFFMRSEGAQEKTIVTADCCYFNPLLRRVIRFLGVYTFGVFTTTIFANAGQVVTGNQTPHFLSACRPNYTALGCHSNLQYITERKACTGNPLIVASARKSFPSKDAALSVYSAVYTVMYVTLVFRTKGTRLTKPTLSLTLLCLAMLVGVVRVAEYRNHWADVLAGYFTGGAIAVFLVTCVINNFQQAKPPPPPARPQRPESVLGMPMVALPCVESPLEKLQGDLHSLRSHDHQPHRFPVPPDVLIPSRSISSEV; translated from the exons ATGGCAGCAGAAGAGAAGCCTGCTGTGAAGAGCAGTAGCTCCATTGTACCATGTTTCCTATTTGTGGAG CTGGTGATCATGGCAGGCACCGTTCTCCTGGCATACTACTTCGAATACACGGACACCTTTCCCGTACACGTCCAGGGATTCTTCTGCTTCGATAAGACGTTCTCCAAGCCTTACCCTGGACCGGATGAGACCAGTAACGTACCACCGGTGCTCGTGTACTCTCTGGTTGCTGCGATTCCTACTATAACC ATTCTGGCTGGCGAGGTGATGGCGTTTTTCATGAGGTCGGAGGGCGCGCAGGAGAAGACCATAGTCACAGCCGACTGCTGTTACTTCAACCCCCTGCTGAGACGCGTCATACGCTTCCTAG GTGTCTATACCTTTGGCGTGTTCACCACCACCATCTTTGCCAATGCTGGACAGGTGGTGACAGGAAACCAGACGCCTCACTTCCTGTCAGCGTGCAGACCAAACTACACAGCACTGGGCTGCCATTCCAACTTACAGTACATCACAGAGCGCAAAGCCTGCACAGGAAACCCCCTCATAGTGGCATCTGCACGGAAATCATTTCCCTCCAAGGATGCGGCCCTCAGTGTTTATTCGGCAGTGTATACAGTG ATGTACGTGACGTTGGTGTTTAGGACTAAAGGGACGCGTCTGACCAAACCCACACTAAGTCTGACTCTGCTGTGTCTGGCCATGTTGGTGGGTGTGGTCAGAGTGGCTGAATACCGCAACCACTGGGCCGACGTCCTCGCTGGATACTTCACTGGCGGAGCCATCGCTGTCTTTCTG gTGACGTGTGTGATCAACAACTTCCAGCAGGCAAAGCCCCCACCCCCACCAGCGCGACCCCAGCGTCCTGAGTCTGTGCTGGGCATGCCCATGGTAGCGCTGCCCTGCGTAGAGAGTCCACTTGAAAA ACTCCAAGGGGATCTCCATTCactgagatcacatgaccatcAGCCTCATCGGTTCCCCGTCCCCCCCGATGTCCTCATACCGTCTCGCTCCATTTCCAGCGAAGTCTAG